A genomic window from Maylandia zebra isolate NMK-2024a linkage group LG20, Mzebra_GT3a, whole genome shotgun sequence includes:
- the LOC101485248 gene encoding dystroglycan 1 produces MWPLQLFIDICWAAQRPIAMHYKRRDVSCGDAGGSRLISCRTIPLIMGLLATLTQGTVPEQQETLVEMISVELEASMQSSVLSELNAAASLVGEGPPTAVPDSSAKNEGVHTSIPDSSATVGQVFQLKVPPGRAHAGCSVQLTEMGRETLPSWLYWDRESCILRGLALEQDKGVYHIMVSGEEQSQKTSSQVFPSTVFSIEVYPEERADTEPPLITLQSDIGGLQPFTCGSEEPVTVLTVILDADLTKMVAEQRASLLGNMRKFSHVPLEHMRVVPVVNNRLFDMSAFMAGPGNAKKVVENGALLSWKVGCALDQGSVPDISSVQSSAKDGTMSARLGYPVVGWHIVNKKPQGVRRVRRQLYNTPTPVPSLLPPTINQEPYSRVIPTPTSPSIAPATDNSAPPVRGPLPLPVKPTMRVRDQIAHTPVFGPPQPTRILGTTSTIPIQPTMTRPTFVEATAVPTPPSTTKKPKPSSTKKPKKPKTSTPPPREPKSTTPKPPRRTTALSLAPDSNTTPEIRNPIDQVTAWVGTYFEVKIAADAFYDREDGTTDKLRLTLKKTPKEPVTETSWIQFNSTIQLLYGLPEEQHEGNHEYFMLATDKGGKSIMDAFEVRVHRWSNNNKPSVMFAARFHGDPNTLSNDVHKKILLTKKLAYALGDRNSSTVTLRSITRGSIVVEWTNNSLQQSPCPKDQITILSNRIADPQGTPKVVFIKAMEPEFKPINISVRGTNKCQHYTFIPPGEVPMPELPTATPSPDPIKGPDDVYLHTVIPAVVVAALLLIAGIIAMVCYRKKRKGKMTIEEQATFIKKGVPIIFADELDDSKSPPSSSIPLILQEEKPPLPPPEYPNMSGPHSTLLNQDLLEEYSVYQDDDPNAPPYQPPPPFTVPIEGKGSRPKNMTAYRSPPPYVPP; encoded by the exons ATGTGGCCTCTTCAGTTGTTCATAGACATCTGTTGGGCAGCCCAAAGGCCTATTGCTATGCACTATAAACGGAGAGACGTGAGCTGTGGGGATGCTGGGGGGAGCAGGCTTATTTCGTGCAGGACTATCCCTCTGATAATGGGGCTTCTGGCGACCCTGACTCAGGGCACAGTACCAGAACAGCAAGAGACACTTGTGGAGATGATATCTGTGGAACTAGAGGCATCCATGCAGTCCTCTGTGCTCTCTGAGCTCAACGCTGCAGCATCCTTAGTTGGTGAAGGGCCGCCCACAGCTGTCCCAGATTCCTCTGCAAAGAATGAGGGAGTGCACACCAGTATCCCTGACTCCTCAGCAACTGTGGGCCAGGTGTTCCAGTTGAAGGTACCACCAGGACGTGCCCATGCAGGCTGCAGTGTGCAG CTCACCGAGATGGGAAGGGAGACTTTACCCTCCTGGCTATACTGGGACAGAGAGAGCTGCATTCTCAGAGGTTTGGCTCTGGAGCAAGATAAAGGTGTATATCATATCATGGTGTCAGGTGAGGAGCAAAGTCAGAAGACTAGTAGCCAAGTATTCCCCAGTACAGTCTTCTCTATTGAAGTATACCCAGAAGAACGAGCTGATACTGAGCCACCCCTAATCACACTTCAGTCTGATATTGGTGGCCTGCAGCCTTTCACCTGTGGTTCTGAGGAGCCTGTCACTGTCCTTACTGTCATCTTGGATGCTGACTTGACAAAGATGGTTGCTGAACAGAGGGCCAGCTTACTGGGCAATATGAGGAAATTCTCTCATGTGCCACTGGAACACATGAGGGTGGTCCCTGTTGTCAACAACCGCTTATTTGACATGTCTGCTTTCATGGCTGGACCAGGAAATGCAAAGAAAGTGGTGGAAAACGGCGCCCTACTGTCATGGAAAGTTGGATGTGCTCTTGACCAGGGCAGCGTTCCTGACATTAGCAGTGTCCAATCCTCAGCAAAGGATGGGACTATGTCAGCTAGGCTGGGCTATCCAGTGGTTGGCTGGCACATTGTTAATAAAAAGCCCCAGGGAGTCAGACGGGTCAGGCGGCAGTTGTACAATACTCCTACTCCAGTGCCCTCCCTGCTTCCTCCAACTATTAACCAAGAGCCATATTCACGTGTTATTCCCACTCCAACATCACCCTCTATTGCCCCAGCAACTGATAATTCTGCTCCACCTGTCAGAGGCCCTTTGCCCCTTCCAGTCAAGCCTACCATGAGGGTCAGGGATCAGATAGCTCACACACCTGTCTTTGGACCTCCCCAACCCACCAGAATACTAGGAACTACAAGCACTATCCCCATTCAACCTACCATGACCCGGCCTACTTTTGTGGAAGCTACTGCAGTGCCAACACCACCAAGCACCACTAAAAAACCCAAGCCCTCTTCCACAAAAAAACCTAAGAAACCCAAAACCTCGACTCCACCTCCCCGAGAACCGAAGTCCACAACTCCTAAACCACCTAGGCGCACAacagctctctctcttgctccagaCTCTAATACAACTCCAGAGATCCGCAACCCCATTGATCAGGTGACTGCATGGGTGGGAACATACTTCGAGGTTAAGATTGCTGCTGATGCATTTTATGACCGAGAGGATGGTACTACTGATAAGCTGCGTTTGACTTTAAAGAAGACACCCAAAGAACCAGTAACTGAAACATCTTGGATCCAGTTCAACAGCACTATCCAGCTTTTGTATGGCCTTCCAGAGGAGCAACATGAGGGGAATCATGAGTATTTCATGTTAGCCACTGACAAAGGGGGGAAGAGTATCATGGATGCGTTTGAGGTTAGAGTCCATCGCTGGTCTAATAATAACAAACCTTCAGTAATGTTTGCTGCTCGTTTTCATGGTGACCCCAACACTTTAAGCAATGATGTGCATAAAAAGATTCTTTTGACTAAGAAGTTGGCTTATGCCCTGGGAGATCGGAACAGCAGCACAGTGACCTTAAGAAGCATCACTAGGGGCTCAATTGTTGTGGAATGGACCAATAACAGTCTCCAGCAGAGTCCTTGTCCAAAGGACCAGATCACAATTCTCAGCAACAGGATTGCTGATCCCCAAGGAACCCCTAAAGTGGTCTTTATCAAAGCCATGGAGCCTGAATTCAAACCCATTAACATCTCAGTTCGTGGCACCAATAAATGCCAACATTACACATTCATTCCACCAGGAGAGGTGCCAATGCCTGAGCTTCCTACAGCTACGCCTTCACCTGATCCAATTAAGGGCCCTGATGACGTTTACCTGCACACTGTCATTCCTGCTGTAGTAGTAGCTGCCCTGCTGCTCATCGCTGGAATCATTGCTATGGTTTGTTACCGCAAGAAGCGTAAGGGGAAGATGACCATAGAGGAGCAAGCAACTTTCATCAAGAAGGGCGTTCCAATAATATTTGCAGATGAGTTGGATGATTCAAAGTCACCACCGTCCTCCAGCATTCCTCTTATCCTCCAGGAGGAAAAGCCCCCACTTCCTCCTCCAGAATACCCAAACATGTCTGGCCCTCACAGCACCCTGCTAAACCAGGATCTGTTGGAGGAATATTCAGTTTATCAAGATGATGATCCTAATGCCCCACCTTACCAGCCTCCCCCACCATTTACTGTGCCCATAGAGGGCAAAGGCTCCCGCCCTAAGAACATGACCGCGTACAGGTCACCTCCTCCCTATGTGCCTCCCTAA